A section of the Agrococcus sp. SGAir0287 genome encodes:
- the rpmH gene encoding 50S ribosomal protein L34, producing the protein MSKRTFQPNNRRRAKKHGFRLRMRTRAGRAILAARRRKGRVELSA; encoded by the coding sequence ATGAGCAAGCGCACGTTCCAGCCGAACAACCGCCGCCGCGCCAAGAAGCACGGCTTCCGCCTCCGCATGCGCACGCGTGCCGGCCGCGCCATCCTCGCTGCGCGCCGCCGCAAGGGGCGCGTCGAGCTCTCGGCCTGA